Proteins from a single region of Gasterosteus aculeatus chromosome Y, fGasAcu3.hap1.1, whole genome shotgun sequence:
- the LOC144390975 gene encoding zinc finger BED domain-containing protein 4-like, whose protein sequence is MASPVWQYYKVSEKDNKFAFCNVCSKVVPRGGTRQRGFNTTNLIRHLKACHIKEFEEFTKLASVKADKDKERATSSQTPLTQLTVTETLKRQQPYSNDNKRQKELNAKVMEFICLAQQPLSVVEDAGFKRLVSCLDPRYTLPGRKYLTDVCLPELYRNVYTHIESLMKDNIRAVSFTSDIWSLSVCPVSMLSLTVQFINEHFELTKVVLHSQEFPGSHTAEALAAVFTDMFQAWGIPQEKVHVILRDNARNMEKAMRDARLPSLPCMAHTLQLAVHEGVLAQRAIIDVIASGRRIVGHFKHSQLAYSRLFSIQKQMNPNQPPKRLQRDIPTQWNSTVAMLKSLLEQKRALCAYAADFELPSMLTVHEWKLVENMISVLDPFDELTKTISSSTAAAADVIPSVRALTRLLEKTTETDHGVKTAKTTLLEAVKRRFSDIESERLYTIATLLDPRYKDRYFPVGLKPQVRRLLSDVLAAAAEQEEVSEPPQKVPRAGSLHAMHAELLAEDEQHEGGGGNISSAASQINLYLSEPVIPNSHGQPLAFWKANKDRFPALAQAARVFLSAPCTSVDSEQLFSTAGHILDEKRNRLTPKNAEMLIFIKANLPVMLLNQK, encoded by the exons ATGGCTTCGCCGGTCTGGCAATATTACAAGGTGTCGGAAAAAGATAATAAATTTGCATTTTGCAACGTCTGCTCAAAAGTAGTTCCCCGTGGAGGAACGCGTCAAAGGGGTTTCAACACCACGAACCTCATACGGCATTTGAAAGCTTGTCACATcaaggaatttgaggagtttacgAAGTTGGCGAGCGTTAAGGCAGATAAAGACAAAGAGCGTGCAACCTCTTCCCAAACGCCACTCACTCAGCTGACCGTAACAGAGACATTGAAACGACAGCAACCATACAGCAATGACAACAAGAGACAaaaggaattaaatgcaaaggtAATGGAATTCATATGCCTTGCTCAGCAGCCGCTGTCTGTTGTGGAAGACGCCGGGTTCAAACGCCTTGTATCCTGCTTGGATCCACGCTATACGCTGCCGGGCCGAAAATACCTAACTGATGTTTGTCTGCCGGAATTATACCGAAATGTCTACACGCACATCGAGAGCCTTATGAAGGACAACATCAGGGCAGTTAGCTTCACGAGTGACATTTGGAGTTTGAGTGTCTGTCCTGTGTCTATGCTGAGCCTAACTGTGCAGTTTATTAATGAACACTTCGAGCTGACCAAAGTGGTGCTTCACTCACAAGAGTTTCCCGGATCGCACACCGCGGAGGCACTTGCTGCAGTTTTCACAGACATGTTCCAAGCATGGGGAATCCCACAAGAAAAGGTGCACGTTATTCTGCGGGATAACGCCAGGAACATGGAGAAGGCCATGAGGGACGCGCGTTTACCTAGCCTACCGTGCATGGCGCACACCCTCCAGCTCGCTGTGCATGAGGGAGTTTTGGCACAGCGTGCCATCATTGATGTCATCGCAAGTGGAAGACGCATCGTCGGTCATTTTAAGCATTCACAGCTTGCTTACTCCCGACTGTTCAGTATTCAGAAACAAATGAATCCGAACCAGCCTCCAAAGAGGCTACAACGGGATATACCCACCCAGTGGAATAGCACTGTTGCCATGCTAAAAAGTTTACTGGAACAGAAACGTGCCCTATGTGCTTATGCAGCTGACTTTGAATTGCCTTCCATGTTGACCGTCCATGAGTGGAAATTGGTGGAGAATATGATTTCAGTGCTTGACCCTTTTGACGAGCTTACAAAAACGATAAGTTCAtcaactgcagcagctgcagatgtCATACCATCCGTCAGAGCTTTAACTCGTCTTCTTGAGAAAACAACAGAGACTGACCACGGTGTGAAGACAGCGAAAACCACGCTCCTGGAAGCTGTCAAGAGGAGATTCAGCGACATTGAATCTGAGCGCCTGTATACCATCGCTACACTCCTTGATCCACG atataagGACCGATATTTCCCCGTCGGACTCAAGCCACAAGTGCGCAGGCTGCTTTCTGATGTCctggctgctgcagcagagcaaGAGGAAGTGAGTGAGCCCCCACAGAAGGTACCACGAGCTGGCTCCTTGCATGCTATGCATGCTGAACTGTTGGCTGAAGATGAGCAACATGAGGGCGGCGGTGGTAACATCAGCTCAGCAGCATCACAGATCAATCTCTACCTATCAGAGCCAGTTATCCCAAACAGTCACGGACAGCCACTTGCTTTTTGGAAGGCCAATAAAGACCGCTTTCCTGCTCTCGCACAAGCAGCACGAGTCTTCCTCTCCGCACCTTGTACAAGTGTAGATAGCGAGCAACTTTTCAGCACAGCAGGACATATTTTAGATGAGAAGAGGAACAGGTTGACTCCTAAAAATGCTGAGATGCTTATATTTATCAAGGCAAATCTGCCAGTGATGCTGCTTAATCAGAAGTAA